In a single window of the Melioribacteraceae bacterium genome:
- a CDS encoding glycosyltransferase encodes MNSLTVAMIVKNEEKYLRDCILSIKSVADEIVIVDTGSTDKTKQIAAEFGAKVYDFVWINDFSAARNYSLQKSTGDWILYIDADERLDSNSIPELKRIISNKTLAGCYCTVLSYDSGESRDNSLRYPRLFLNSPEIKFEGRVHEQIGASLVRNKYQLLNSNILIHHLGYDISKDEQRNKAIRNLTLLREEYEFNKSAYIAFQLAQSFNVIDDQENARKYFEIAGNSNELDKSLRAQSYASLALIAHTDNKIIDAEKHIQSAIKLDSRQPFSHLLAAKIALRGGDQIKAEERCLTAYKLNKNISTEKEKSNLVVILDQEEVIYFGLTIALQNQNSNNIGFYQKELSAFYNRKGNENGPLKLAVVQKLFGCGILSSVEEEIIIEMANRYTLNLLLTLLVINPNKHQVLEITKNLLNKFPDSIEIKKILSRLLDESGKLDEAIQLLENIVEREGEDPAILFYLISFYLKKGNADKINSIVMRLEKKYSNIPEIADRVNRLKEKLAIHNSRPI; translated from the coding sequence ATGAATAGTTTAACAGTTGCGATGATTGTTAAAAATGAGGAAAAATATTTAAGGGATTGTATTCTTTCAATTAAAAGTGTTGCCGATGAAATTGTAATAGTTGATACCGGTTCAACCGATAAAACAAAGCAGATAGCGGCCGAGTTTGGTGCGAAGGTGTATGACTTTGTATGGATAAATGATTTTTCTGCGGCAAGAAATTATTCGTTGCAAAAATCGACCGGTGATTGGATTTTATATATTGACGCAGATGAAAGGTTGGATAGTAATTCAATCCCGGAATTGAAAAGGATAATATCAAATAAAACACTAGCGGGATGCTATTGTACAGTGCTAAGTTATGATTCAGGTGAAAGCCGGGATAATTCATTGAGATATCCCAGGTTGTTTTTAAATTCTCCCGAAATAAAATTTGAGGGGAGAGTACATGAGCAGATCGGTGCATCGCTCGTAAGAAACAAATATCAATTGTTAAATTCAAATATACTTATTCATCATCTAGGATACGATATTTCAAAGGATGAGCAGAGGAATAAGGCAATAAGAAATCTTACTCTTTTAAGGGAAGAATATGAGTTTAATAAATCGGCCTACATTGCTTTTCAATTGGCACAGTCATTCAATGTTATTGATGATCAGGAGAATGCGAGAAAGTATTTTGAAATAGCGGGCAACAGTAATGAGCTGGATAAATCATTGCGCGCACAGAGTTATGCCTCACTAGCTTTAATTGCTCACACAGACAACAAAATAATTGATGCTGAAAAACATATTCAATCGGCAATAAAACTAGATAGCCGCCAGCCCTTTTCTCATCTGCTCGCCGCTAAAATAGCATTACGCGGCGGAGATCAAATAAAGGCTGAAGAGAGATGCCTAACTGCATATAAGCTCAATAAAAATATTTCTACTGAAAAGGAGAAATCCAATTTAGTTGTGATACTCGATCAGGAGGAAGTAATTTATTTTGGACTGACAATTGCGCTGCAAAATCAGAATTCAAATAATATTGGATTTTATCAAAAGGAATTATCGGCCTTTTATAATAGAAAGGGAAATGAAAATGGACCTTTAAAGCTAGCCGTAGTTCAGAAATTATTCGGCTGTGGAATATTGAGTTCAGTTGAAGAAGAAATAATTATAGAAATGGCAAACAGATACACGCTTAATTTATTATTAACATTACTTGTAATAAATCCCAATAAGCATCAAGTTCTTGAGATCACTAAAAATCTGCTTAATAAATTTCCCGATTCAATTGAAATCAAAAAAATACTATCAAGACTTTTGGATGAATCGGGAAAACTGGATGAGGCAATTCAACTGCTAGAAAATATTGTTGAGAGAGAAGGGGAAGATCCGGCAATTCTATTCTATCTTATTTCTTTCTACTTGAAAAAGGGGAATGCAGATAAAATTAATTCGATCGTTATGAGACTAGAAAAAAAATATTCTAATATCCCGGAGATTGCGGATAGAGTTAATAGATTAAAAGAAAAATTGGCTATTCATAATAGCAGACCAATATAG
- a CDS encoding flagellin, with protein MAFSVNSNAGAAAVYNALAKTQSTTQKAQLQLATGKKVNSASDNTSGWNIGKQLEAASLKMKSQLANIGSAKNFLSTAEAALQQVYDKLNQIQAKQEDGLDPTKDATSLKNDIKTLADEIDSIFRNTKIGENVLLGSAANSFGAGGSAVEVNIGVKLGADATGAGVTKLAKMTAAVGTSSEHISATSDTNDLQIAVRDAITYIGNKTQLLDSREDFLTTAIANNDSAIAQIFDTDTLSDQMKASQGAVGSQLATAMMSQMNAAPQQLLQLFR; from the coding sequence ATGGCTTTCTCAGTTAACTCAAACGCAGGCGCAGCAGCAGTTTATAATGCTCTAGCCAAAACACAATCTACTACTCAAAAAGCTCAGTTACAATTAGCAACTGGCAAAAAAGTAAACTCAGCTTCAGACAACACATCTGGCTGGAATATTGGTAAACAGTTGGAAGCAGCTTCTTTGAAGATGAAATCTCAATTAGCAAACATCGGTTCAGCAAAAAACTTCTTAAGCACAGCTGAAGCAGCTCTTCAACAAGTTTACGACAAATTAAATCAAATTCAAGCAAAGCAAGAAGACGGATTAGACCCAACAAAAGATGCTACAAGTCTAAAAAATGATATTAAAACTCTTGCAGATGAAATTGATTCTATATTCCGGAATACCAAAATCGGCGAAAATGTTCTTTTAGGTAGTGCTGCTAACAGTTTCGGAGCCGGTGGAAGTGCAGTTGAAGTAAATATCGGTGTTAAACTTGGCGCAGACGCAACAGGTGCTGGAGTTACAAAACTTGCTAAGATGACAGCCGCTGTTGGCACTTCATCGGAGCATATTTCAGCAACATCGGACACAAATGATCTGCAGATCGCCGTACGCGATGCCATTACTTATATTGGTAACAAAACTCAATTACTCGATTCCAGAGAGGACTTCTTAACGACAGCTATTGCTAATAATGATTCCGCCATTGCTCAAATATTTGATACTGATACTCTTTCTGATCAAATGAAAGCTTCTCAAGGCGCTGTTGGTTCTCAGCTTGCTACAGCAATGATGTCTCAAATGAACGCCGCTCCTCAGCAATTATTACAACTCTTCCGTTAA
- a CDS encoding flagellar protein FliS has protein sequence MQTATFMASKRANQYLANEILSASPEQLIMKIFSFAILSCKKHDIAKTNEALQVLINALNFEHPEAKEISIGFLRIYRYCQDQMRKQNFDIVDKTLTELKETWEAALAKR, from the coding sequence ATGCAGACAGCAACATTTATGGCCAGCAAGAGAGCAAATCAATATTTAGCAAATGAGATTTTATCTGCCTCTCCAGAACAATTGATTATGAAGATATTCAGTTTCGCGATATTAAGCTGTAAAAAACATGACATTGCAAAAACAAATGAAGCCCTTCAAGTACTTATAAACGCTCTAAACTTTGAACATCCTGAAGCTAAAGAAATCTCAATCGGGTTTTTAAGAATTTACCGTTATTGCCAGGATCAGATGAGAAAACAGAATTTTGATATTGTTGACAAAACTTTAACTGAATTAAAAGAAACTTGGGAAGCAGCACTTGCAAAGAGGTAA
- the fliD gene encoding flagellar filament capping protein FliD, whose translation MAYDLLTTAGINSFIDDYRASETKKKVDPLTKKKTKVDDLNAAYTELTNKLNDLKTISYAMQLKDTSSAFLVKKASTSDSKFVDITATSAAVISSQSVRVNQLAKSDLVISQDLTSSAASSTITAPGTHEMTFTAGDGKGGVFTSKVSVTFDASEFDAGTISNEKVINKIQTAINSSKATVTSNSVSGSTASTGSFNLNLNGTVTTINYAAGDYSTVMDSIVTEVNKLNGIQAEKVDGGGGNYSIKFTVTDSSKYLTIDGDTSGLLAELGVSANNLIGSSGLLNAAKFAPDSTLSQLSIAAKKSGHGFRLLSLSDSVGDLLNSVGLNLGGSRTSFVQNESGSDTPGFVYATDQLNAKIEFNGIKVERNSNQISDLVPGATINLKSLMQPTDTTVNLDISADSAKVTEKIQDFIKKFNDIYVYLKEKTRSTKEGRGLLIGDSTAENFKYLFSSMATSSVAGINADEVNSLSKLGLSFNVSEGLSVGDASKLEKLIKEKPDQVEALFNSTNGIATKLHEKILPYVNSSGFLYKRKTSFGIESEYLDDRITAVKDRVELSASNLRLRYMKSMSQMNALVSNQQIFFMKSIN comes from the coding sequence ATGGCATATGATTTATTAACAACGGCAGGGATCAATAGTTTTATAGATGATTACAGAGCTAGTGAAACCAAAAAGAAGGTCGATCCTCTCACCAAGAAGAAGACGAAAGTTGACGATTTAAACGCCGCCTACACAGAATTAACCAATAAATTAAACGACCTCAAAACTATTTCCTATGCTATGCAGTTGAAGGATACTTCATCAGCGTTTTTAGTGAAAAAAGCTTCTACTTCTGATTCTAAATTTGTTGATATTACCGCAACAAGTGCCGCGGTAATTAGCTCTCAATCAGTAAGAGTAAACCAATTAGCTAAAAGCGATTTAGTAATTTCTCAAGATTTAACCTCCTCCGCTGCATCCTCAACTATTACAGCCCCAGGTACTCATGAAATGACTTTTACCGCCGGGGATGGGAAAGGAGGCGTTTTCACCAGCAAAGTATCTGTTACCTTTGACGCATCGGAATTTGATGCCGGCACAATATCAAATGAAAAAGTCATTAATAAAATTCAGACAGCGATAAACAGCAGCAAAGCTACAGTTACTTCTAATTCTGTTTCAGGAAGCACGGCTAGCACCGGCTCATTTAATCTTAACTTGAATGGAACTGTAACCACGATAAATTACGCGGCAGGTGATTACTCAACTGTAATGGATAGTATTGTTACTGAAGTAAATAAATTAAATGGAATACAAGCTGAAAAAGTTGATGGTGGCGGCGGTAATTATAGTATAAAATTTACTGTTACAGATTCTTCAAAATATTTGACTATAGATGGGGATACAAGCGGATTGCTTGCAGAACTTGGAGTATCTGCTAATAATTTAATAGGTTCGTCAGGATTACTGAATGCTGCCAAATTTGCTCCCGACTCCACATTATCGCAACTTTCTATTGCCGCAAAGAAATCGGGGCATGGTTTTAGGCTCCTATCATTGAGTGATTCGGTTGGTGATTTATTGAATTCTGTAGGATTAAATCTGGGAGGCAGCCGCACCTCCTTTGTACAAAATGAGAGTGGAAGTGATACTCCCGGATTTGTTTATGCTACAGATCAACTTAATGCTAAGATAGAATTTAATGGAATAAAAGTAGAAAGAAATTCAAACCAGATTTCAGATTTGGTACCGGGCGCTACTATAAACTTAAAATCGTTGATGCAGCCAACCGATACAACTGTAAATCTTGATATAAGTGCCGATTCTGCTAAAGTTACAGAGAAAATTCAGGACTTCATTAAAAAGTTTAACGACATTTATGTTTATTTAAAGGAAAAAACTAGATCTACTAAGGAAGGCAGAGGATTATTAATTGGAGATTCAACAGCAGAAAATTTTAAATACTTATTTTCTTCGATGGCAACTAGTTCAGTTGCTGGTATAAATGCTGATGAAGTTAATTCTCTTTCAAAACTCGGATTAAGTTTTAATGTTTCGGAAGGTCTTAGTGTTGGTGATGCAAGTAAATTGGAAAAGTTGATTAAAGAAAAGCCAGATCAAGTGGAGGCGCTCTTTAACTCAACTAATGGAATCGCAACTAAACTACATGAAAAAATCCTTCCTTATGTAAACTCGTCGGGATTTCTTTACAAAAGAAAAACAAGTTTTGGAATCGAATCGGAATATTTAGATGATAGGATTACCGCAGTAAAAGATAGAGTGGAGTTGAGCGCGTCAAATTTAAGACTTCGATATATGAAATCTATGTCCCAAATGAATGCGCTCGTTTCAAATCAGCAAATATTCTTCATGAAGTCGATCAATTAA
- a CDS encoding flagellar biosynthesis anti-sigma factor FlgM, with product MEIKGISNQNLYGPQSKSKTTVESNEVQAAKDKIEISEEARNMAKTTEISPERLEQIRNRIDSKFYSSAEVLSKVADKILKEIK from the coding sequence TTGGAAATTAAAGGTATTTCAAACCAGAATTTGTATGGGCCTCAATCAAAATCTAAAACCACTGTTGAGAGCAATGAAGTTCAGGCTGCAAAAGACAAAATAGAAATATCAGAAGAAGCACGAAACATGGCTAAAACAACTGAAATAAGTCCCGAACGCTTAGAGCAAATCAGAAATAGAATTGATTCCAAATTCTATTCATCTGCAGAAGTTCTCTCAAAAGTTGCTGATAAAATTTTGAAAGAGATTAAATAG
- a CDS encoding response regulator: protein MDTKKKILIVEDDELAQEFLRYYLSKSYEVHVSKNVVSFYKNIEANVFDAILMDVFLKDVKTGLDLTKELRADKRHKHTPIIVMTAHNTTADRRNAFESGATKFLNKPVDLKTLKANIEELFVTV from the coding sequence ATGGATACGAAAAAGAAAATTCTTATTGTGGAAGACGATGAACTTGCCCAGGAGTTCCTTCGATACTACCTCTCAAAAAGTTACGAAGTGCATGTAAGCAAAAATGTAGTCTCATTCTATAAAAACATCGAAGCAAATGTTTTTGATGCCATATTGATGGATGTGTTTCTTAAGGATGTAAAAACAGGATTGGATTTGACCAAGGAGCTTAGAGCCGATAAAAGGCACAAACACACCCCCATAATTGTAATGACCGCTCATAATACAACTGCCGACCGCAGGAACGCATTTGAAAGTGGAGCAACCAAATTTTTGAACAAACCTGTTGATTTAAAAACACTAAAAGCAAATATTGAAGAATTATTTGTTACGGTTTAA
- a CDS encoding YebC/PmpR family DNA-binding transcriptional regulator, producing MGRIFETRKHKMFARFARMSKAFNRVRKDIEIAVKAGGPDPKSNSKLRIAVQNAKSVNMPKDRVDAAIKRASSKDTSGYQELAYEGYGPHGVAVVVETATDNPTRTVANVRHLFRKYNGSLGNSGSISFMFERKGLFKIDKSKVADVESFELEMIDFGLDDLSYDDEFIYIYTPFTDFGSMQKALEEREFEINAVEIQYIPTNYKELSEEEQKEVNELIEALEEDDDVQSVHHNMQ from the coding sequence ATGGGACGTATATTTGAAACAAGAAAACATAAAATGTTTGCCCGTTTTGCACGGATGTCGAAAGCGTTTAATAGAGTTAGAAAAGATATAGAAATTGCTGTTAAAGCCGGGGGCCCCGATCCAAAATCAAATTCCAAACTTAGAATTGCGGTGCAAAATGCAAAATCGGTAAATATGCCCAAGGATCGAGTTGATGCCGCTATTAAAAGAGCTTCCTCTAAAGATACATCAGGATACCAAGAACTTGCATACGAAGGTTATGGACCTCATGGAGTTGCTGTTGTAGTTGAAACCGCTACAGATAATCCAACCAGAACAGTGGCAAATGTACGTCATCTATTTAGAAAATATAATGGTTCACTGGGCAATTCCGGTTCTATCTCGTTTATGTTTGAAAGAAAAGGATTATTTAAAATTGATAAAAGCAAAGTTGCCGATGTGGAGTCTTTCGAACTTGAGATGATTGATTTTGGGTTAGATGATCTTTCGTACGATGATGAATTTATCTATATATATACACCTTTCACCGATTTTGGATCGATGCAAAAAGCTCTTGAAGAAAGAGAGTTCGAAATTAATGCCGTTGAAATTCAGTATATCCCTACAAATTACAAAGAGCTTTCTGAAGAGGAACAAAAGGAAGTTAATGAATTGATAGAAGCACTCGAAGAAGATGATGACGTACAATCGGTTCATCATAATATGCAGTAA
- the amt gene encoding ammonium transporter yields MEQELTNAVADNLFTINNLWMMIATSLVFIMHLGFATLETGLTQSKNTVNILFKNSIIPGIGILTFAFVGFNLMYPGAEYAGKLFGFAGFGIGTDSAGLTKDYNPGYTYWTDFLYQGMFAATAATIVSGAVAERIKLSSFLIFSLLFVSISYPITGMWKWGGGFLNEMGFYDFAGSTLVHSVGGWGALTGIIFLGPRIGKYVGKKINPIPGHSMPLATIGVFLLWLGWFGFNGGSVLSADPASVSLVLVTTSIAASAGAVGAMLTSWFYFKKPDITMLLNGILAGLVGITAGADKMSPMDSILVGLIAGVIVVFSVTLFDKLKLDDPVGALSVHLVCGIFGTLAVGIWGDLAGLKQLWIQFVGVISVGVFTTIFTTLLWFILKKTIGLRVSEAEEIEGLDIGEHGMEAYPNFEKV; encoded by the coding sequence ATGGAACAAGAATTAACAAATGCTGTTGCGGATAATCTGTTTACGATCAATAACCTTTGGATGATGATTGCGACCTCGTTGGTTTTTATTATGCATCTAGGGTTTGCTACTCTCGAAACCGGATTAACCCAATCAAAAAATACTGTTAACATTCTCTTTAAAAATTCAATTATACCCGGTATTGGGATACTCACATTCGCATTTGTGGGATTTAATTTAATGTATCCAGGTGCCGAATATGCCGGGAAGTTATTTGGATTTGCTGGTTTTGGAATTGGGACAGACTCTGCCGGTTTAACAAAAGATTATAATCCAGGCTACACATATTGGACAGATTTTCTATATCAAGGGATGTTTGCCGCTACTGCAGCTACAATAGTTTCGGGTGCAGTTGCCGAAAGAATAAAGCTATCAAGTTTTTTAATATTTTCTCTTCTATTTGTGAGTATTAGCTACCCTATAACCGGGATGTGGAAATGGGGCGGCGGTTTTTTGAATGAAATGGGATTTTATGATTTTGCTGGCTCAACATTAGTGCATTCTGTTGGAGGGTGGGGAGCTTTAACCGGAATTATATTCTTGGGACCTCGTATTGGAAAATATGTCGGAAAAAAAATTAATCCGATTCCCGGTCATAGTATGCCGTTAGCTACTATTGGTGTATTCCTCCTCTGGCTCGGTTGGTTTGGATTCAATGGCGGGTCTGTGCTAAGCGCCGATCCTGCTTCTGTTTCTCTTGTATTAGTTACCACAAGTATAGCTGCATCTGCCGGAGCAGTAGGGGCAATGCTAACTTCCTGGTTTTACTTTAAAAAGCCAGATATCACAATGTTGCTAAATGGTATTTTGGCAGGCCTTGTAGGTATTACTGCCGGTGCCGATAAAATGAGTCCTATGGATTCAATTCTTGTTGGGTTAATAGCAGGAGTAATTGTTGTTTTTTCGGTAACATTATTTGATAAATTAAAACTGGATGATCCGGTGGGCGCACTTTCTGTTCATCTGGTTTGTGGAATTTTTGGAACATTGGCAGTAGGAATTTGGGGAGATTTAGCTGGATTGAAACAATTATGGATACAGTTTGTTGGAGTAATTAGTGTTGGTGTATTTACAACAATTTTTACTACTCTTCTTTGGTTTATACTAAAGAAAACTATTGGCTTACGTGTTAGCGAAGCTGAAGAAATTGAAGGCCTCGATATTGGTGAGCATGGAATGGAAGCTTATCCAAATTTTGAAAAAGTATAA
- a CDS encoding P-II family nitrogen regulator: MKKIEAIIRPHKLDEVQNILQENGFAGLTVSEVRGYGRQKGHKEIYRGTEYNINFVPKIKIELICSDEKAESAVQLIIKTAQTGQVGDGKIFILDMNDAIRIRTGESGESAI; the protein is encoded by the coding sequence ATGAAAAAGATAGAAGCAATTATTAGACCGCATAAGCTGGATGAGGTTCAGAACATCCTTCAAGAGAATGGATTTGCCGGTTTAACTGTCTCGGAAGTTAGAGGGTATGGAAGACAAAAAGGACATAAAGAAATTTATAGGGGTACAGAATACAACATTAATTTTGTACCTAAAATAAAAATTGAGCTTATCTGTAGTGACGAAAAAGCTGAGAGCGCAGTGCAGCTTATAATCAAGACTGCTCAAACTGGCCAGGTAGGGGATGGAAAAATATTTATTCTTGATATGAATGATGCAATCAGAATCAGAACTGGTGAATCAGGTGAAAGCGCAATATAA
- a CDS encoding carbohydrate kinase family protein — protein MVEKSWDILGIGVAAADFLSIVDTLPQEGEVVKSIASAMDCGGPVATALACASKLGATTSFIDNVGNDWTGNLILEKLTTRGVDSSLINISISSSSAKSSIWVSKSKKGERTIVFTPGSATELDDYPDINKIVECSKIVHINGRHLNLCKKVCALAKNKNTLISFDGGSFRYREELDEIISLADIIIVTKDFALKYSKELDINLAAKILLNDQAKVVVITDGTNGSWLFTSEIKGYHQPAFILEETIDTTGCGDSFHGAFLFGINMGYKLEYNMKFASAVAAINSKTLGGQTGLPDLNSVITFIEDNEGQSNK, from the coding sequence ATGGTTGAAAAAAGTTGGGATATTTTAGGTATTGGAGTAGCCGCAGCCGATTTTCTATCTATTGTTGATACACTACCGCAGGAAGGAGAGGTTGTCAAATCAATTGCTTCTGCCATGGATTGTGGCGGGCCGGTTGCTACCGCTCTGGCTTGCGCTTCTAAACTTGGCGCAACAACCAGTTTTATTGATAATGTTGGAAATGATTGGACGGGAAACCTAATTTTAGAAAAATTGACTACTCGCGGAGTCGATTCATCACTTATAAATATATCCATTAGCTCCTCCTCCGCTAAATCTTCAATTTGGGTAAGTAAATCTAAAAAGGGTGAGCGTACCATAGTTTTTACTCCTGGATCGGCAACAGAATTAGATGATTACCCCGATATCAATAAAATTGTTGAGTGTTCAAAAATTGTTCACATAAATGGGCGACATCTAAATTTGTGTAAAAAAGTATGTGCACTTGCAAAAAATAAAAACACACTAATTTCTTTTGACGGCGGCTCTTTTCGCTACCGGGAAGAATTAGATGAAATTATTTCATTGGCAGATATAATTATTGTTACCAAAGATTTTGCACTTAAGTACTCAAAGGAATTGGATATAAATTTAGCCGCAAAAATTTTGTTGAATGACCAGGCTAAAGTTGTAGTAATTACCGATGGCACCAATGGTAGTTGGCTATTTACTAGCGAGATCAAAGGGTATCATCAACCCGCATTTATTTTGGAAGAAACAATTGATACTACCGGATGCGGCGATAGTTTTCATGGCGCTTTTTTATTCGGAATAAATATGGGTTATAAATTAGAGTACAATATGAAATTTGCTAGTGCCGTAGCGGCAATAAATTCTAAAACGCTCGGGGGACAAACTGGACTGCCAGACTTAAATAGTGTAATTACTTTTATTGAAGATAACGAGGGGCAGTCAAACAAATGA
- a CDS encoding T9SS type A sorting domain-containing protein: MIRDKIIKGNTITVDVAKEQLPNQFELYQNYPNPFNPVTTIRYSIPGTVETSYPDKSGQVMTSLRIYDLLGQEISLLVNEYKAPGVYEVQFNASNLTSGVYLYKLQFTSLVQTKIMVLLK, from the coding sequence ATGATTCGAGATAAAATAATTAAAGGGAATACGATTACGGTAGATGTTGCTAAAGAACAGTTGCCAAATCAATTTGAATTATATCAAAACTACCCCAATCCTTTTAATCCGGTAACAACAATAAGATATTCTATTCCAGGTACAGTAGAGACGTCATATCCCGATAAATCGGGACAAGTTATGACATCTCTAAGAATATATGATTTATTAGGCCAGGAGATATCCCTACTTGTAAATGAATATAAAGCACCCGGAGTTTATGAGGTTCAGTTTAACGCAAGCAATCTTACTAGTGGAGTATATCTATATAAGCTTCAATTTACATCATTAGTGCAAACGAAGATTATGGTATTGCTCAAATAA
- a CDS encoding peptidyl-prolyl cis-trans isomerase, whose amino-acid sequence MRFNTIQNVSKIVYSLFLSLLFFNTSLIAQEKSNILASGDNFRITADEFKKRFEFSPHPRQNKDLFINTIKQDFLKTIIAEKLLEGVAITEGYDKSEEFISNYNYLKKMFLRDALYSIEVKEKTKIPDAEYAKGRRKIGKTFYSKFIFSEDEKEIRAIHNSLTLGNSFDSILTMRSENKEQLKPAEITFGVLNENVEDSLFLLKPGQFTRPVKLEEGWYILKVYSLDQKKILESGDFEKVERVLKERFENKAYEDFYKKFFKGIVVNTDRGLFDLLQKKIFEYIIENQKYFILKNEKYTLLSPDVEVIKKNIAAKDLSASFIKFTSKPITLDEFLEFMKINGFDFRRVDQQSIKFRLNNYISTFIQNELLAREAEIRGYDKLPEIQNELSIWRSHFLGSLSMKKIFKDVEVTNDEAYEFFSKNNKSINYPDEIRIAEILTNELEIVQEIFERLDKGEDFKLLAKQYSLRDEIKDNDNEYEFTSVNKDGEIWKAASKLKKGEVYGPINLKEGFSIIKLLERKEGKKEFVESFDEAKEAIKNILRTEKMYNILADKTAELAVKENIKINDKALNELKVSEINMIVYRRFGFGGQNIAVPYTPDFTEWFIKYKELLKSLTL is encoded by the coding sequence GTGCGATTTAATACAATTCAAAACGTATCTAAAATTGTTTATTCTTTATTTCTTTCCCTTTTATTTTTTAATACTTCACTAATCGCTCAGGAAAAAAGTAATATTCTAGCTTCTGGTGATAATTTTCGAATCACTGCCGATGAGTTTAAAAAGCGATTTGAATTCTCTCCGCATCCACGTCAAAATAAGGATTTATTTATAAATACTATTAAACAGGACTTCCTTAAAACAATTATAGCCGAAAAACTATTAGAAGGTGTGGCAATAACTGAGGGTTATGATAAGAGTGAAGAATTCATAAGTAACTATAACTATTTGAAAAAAATGTTTTTGCGGGATGCGCTATATAGTATTGAGGTTAAAGAAAAAACAAAGATTCCCGACGCTGAATATGCGAAAGGAAGAAGAAAGATTGGAAAGACTTTTTATTCAAAGTTTATATTTTCTGAAGATGAGAAGGAAATTAGAGCTATTCATAATTCGCTCACTCTGGGTAATTCCTTTGATTCAATATTAACCATGCGGTCCGAAAACAAAGAACAACTAAAACCCGCAGAGATTACGTTTGGAGTTTTAAATGAAAATGTTGAAGACTCATTATTTTTATTGAAACCGGGGCAATTTACAAGACCTGTGAAACTTGAAGAGGGCTGGTATATCCTAAAAGTTTATTCATTAGATCAAAAGAAAATACTGGAAAGCGGCGATTTCGAAAAAGTTGAACGGGTTTTAAAGGAAAGATTTGAAAATAAAGCTTACGAGGATTTCTATAAAAAATTCTTTAAAGGTATAGTTGTAAATACAGACCGCGGATTGTTTGATCTCCTTCAAAAAAAAATATTTGAATATATTATTGAAAACCAGAAATATTTTATACTTAAAAATGAAAAATACACACTGCTATCTCCTGATGTAGAAGTAATAAAAAAAAATATTGCTGCCAAAGATCTTTCTGCTAGTTTTATAAAATTCACATCGAAACCTATAACTTTAGATGAGTTTCTTGAGTTTATGAAAATTAATGGTTTTGATTTTAGGCGTGTGGATCAGCAAAGTATCAAGTTTCGGTTAAATAATTATATCTCTACTTTCATTCAAAATGAGTTGCTTGCCAGAGAAGCTGAAATAAGGGGATATGATAAATTGCCAGAAATTCAAAATGAGCTTTCAATCTGGAGATCCCATTTCCTCGGTTCTCTTTCAATGAAAAAAATATTTAAGGATGTAGAGGTTACCAACGATGAGGCTTATGAATTTTTCTCAAAAAATAACAAGAGCATAAACTATCCCGATGAAATTAGAATTGCGGAAATTTTAACTAATGAATTGGAGATAGTTCAAGAAATATTTGAAAGACTTGATAAAGGGGAAGATTTTAAGTTACTGGCAAAACAATATTCGCTAAGAGATGAAATTAAAGACAATGATAATGAATACGAATTTACTAGTGTAAACAAGGATGGAGAGATTTGGAAAGCCGCATCGAAATTGAAAAAGGGGGAAGTTTACGGACCAATAAATTTGAAAGAAGGGTTTTCCATTATTAAACTGCTGGAACGGAAAGAGGGAAAAAAAGAATTTGTTGAGAGCTTTGATGAGGCAAAAGAAGCAATTAAAAATATACTTCGAACCGAAAAAATGTATAATATATTGGCTGATAAAACAGCCGAACTAGCGGTTAAAGAGAATATTAAAATAAATGATAAAGCCTTGAATGAATTAAAAGTAAGTGAAATTAATATGATTGTTTATCGTCGTTTTGGTTTTGGAGGTCAAAATATTGCAGTACCTTATACTCCCGATTTTACCGAATGGTTTATTAAATACAAGGAACTGCTGAAATCACTAACATTATAA